Within the Micromonospora citrea genome, the region CCTCGACAGGAGGGGTCGACTGTGGTCAGAATCAGCGGGCCGGCGCAGCGCGAGGGACGTGCCGCGTCCGACCGCCGGCGTCCGACCCAAGGGACAGATCGGGGAATCGTGAAATCCACACTCTCGCCGGCCGGGCTGCGCCGGGCCACCCGTCGGACCCTGGCCGGCGCCGCCGCCACCGTCCTCGGCGCCGGCCTCGCGCTGACGGCCGTGCCCGGTCCCGCCCTCGCCGCCGTCGGGCCGCAGCCCGGCACCTACACCGGCCTCGGCTTCGACGCCTGCACCGCGCCGACCGGCGCACAGATGCAGGCGTGGCGCGAGCACTCGCCGTACCGGGCCGTCGTCATCTACTTCGGCGGCGTCAGCCGCGGCTGCGCCCAGCCCGCCCTCACCGCCGAGTGGGTGGCCGCCCAGACGGCGGCGGGCTGGCACCTCGTCCCGATGTACGTCGGCCTCCAGGCTCCCTGCCTGGCCACCAGCCGGCCGCGCATCGATCCGGCGCAGGCGGCGGCGCAGGGCCGCGCCGAGGCCGACGACGCCGTGGCGCGCGCGGTGGAGCTCGGCCTGCCCCGGGAGAGCGTCCTCTTCTACGACATGGAGGACTACGACGGCGGCGACGCGACCTGCACCAGCGCGGTCCTCACGTTCATGAGCGCGTGGACCGCCCGGCTGCACGACCAGGGCTACCTCTCCGGCTTCTACAGCAGCATGGCCCGCGGCGTCGCCGACCAGGTCGCCGCCTACGACACCCCCGGCTACGTGCGGCCGGACTACCTCGACTTCGCCCGCTGGGACGACGTGGCGACCGTCTCCGACCCGGGCATCCCCGCCGGCTACTGGGCACCGAAGCGGCGGATCAAGCAGCACGTGGGCCCGCACGACGAGACGTGGGGCGGGGTCACCATCAACATCGACGGCGACTACCTCGACGTCGCCCCGCTGCCGGCCACCCGGTTCGGCGACTTCACCGGCAACGGCTGGTCGGATCTCGGCTACCGCGACCCGGCGACCGGCCAGGTGCACGTCTACGGCGGCAACGGCACCACGCTGAGCGGCCGGATCACGCTGGGCGCCGGCTGGAACGGCATGGACGTGATCATCCGGGCCGGCAACTTCGACCGGGCCGGCGGCGAGGACGTCATCGCCCGCGAGAAGGCGACCGGCTACCTGTGGCTCTACCCGGGCACGGGGTTGGGGATCAGCGGCCGGATCAAGCTGGGCGCGGGCTGGAACAGCGTCCGGGAGATCACCCCGATCGGCGACTACGACCGCGACGGCTACCAGGACCTGCTGGCGGTGCAGAGCTCCACCGGCGCGCTCTACCTCTACCCGGGCACGGGTGGCGGCGCGTTCCCCACCCGCGTGCTGCTCGGCTCCGGCTGGAACTCCGTGGACGAGCTGAACGCCGGCGGCGACTTCAACAACGACGGCTACCCCGACGTGGTCGCGCGGGAGAAGAGCACCGGCTACCTCTTCCTCTACCCGGGCCGGGCCGGCGCGCCCAACACCCGCACCCAGATCGGGTCCGGCTGGAACACGATGCGCGACCTCGTCCAGCTCGGCGACTTCGACCGGGACGGCCGGCCGGACATGGTCGCCGTGCAGAAGTCGAGCGGCTACGTCTACCAGTACCGCTGGCTCGGCGCCGGCTGGGCGTCGCCGATCCGGCTCGGCACCGGATTCGGCGCGATGACGCCGCTGCTCTGACCGACCCCGGCGGTCTCGACAACCGGCCCCGGCGGTCTCGACAAGGGGCGGTGACCCCGGCAGAATCGGCGTGCCGGTGTCGAGCGAGAGACGCGTTCGCGTCCGCCCCCGGCCATCCACGACCGAGGATCGGGGACTCGTGACGCTCCACTCCAATGCGCCCGCCGGGCTGCGCCGTGCCGCCCGCCGGGCCCTCGCCGCCACGGCGGCCGCCGTGCTCACCGCCGGCGCCGCCCTGGCCGGCGTCACCGGCCCCGCCCGGGCCGCCGGCTACACCGGGCCGCATCCCGGCACGTTCACCGGCCTGGGCTTCGACACCTGCACCGCGCCGTCGAGCGCCTCGATGACGGCGTGGCTGGCCTCGCCGTACCGGGCGGTGGGCATCTACATCGGGGGCAACGGCCGGGCCTGCGCACAGCCGAACCTGACGCGGGACTGGGTGACCACCCAGGCGGCGGCGGGCTGGCGGTTCTTCCCGCTCTACGTGGGGCCGCAGGCGCCCTGCCGCAGCACCAGCAAGCCGCGCATCGACCCGGCGCAGGCCGCCGCGCAGGGGCGCGCCGCCGCGGACGACGCCGCCGCGCGCGCCCGCGACCTGGGACTCGTCCGGGAGAGCACCGTCTTCTACAACATGGAGAAGTACCCGGCCGGCGACGCGGCCTGCTCGGCGGCGGTGCAGACCTTCACCCACGCGTGGACCACGCGCCTGCACGACCACGGCTACTTCTCCGGGTTCTACACCGACGTGGCCTCCGGCGGCCTGGCGGACCAGGTCTCCGCGTACGGGCGGGCGGGCCACGGCAAGCCGGACTACCTGGACTTCGCCCGGTGGGACGGCGTACAGACGGTGACGGACGAGGCGCTGCCCGAGTCGTACTGGATGCCGAAGCAGCGGATGAAGCAGTACCGGGGCGACCACCACGAGACGTGGGGCGGCGTGACGATCAACATCGACAGCAATCACCTCGACGTCGCCCCGCTGCCGGCCGCCGGGTTCGGCGACTTCACCGGCAACGGCTGGGCGGACCTGGGCTACCGCGACCCGGCCACCGGCCGGCTGTACGTCTACGGCGGCAACGGCGTCGGCCTGAGCGGCCGGGTCTCGCTCGGCGCGGGCTGGAACGGCATGGACGCGATCGTCCGGGCCGGCAACTTCAACCGGTCCGGCGGCGAGGACCTGCTGGCCCGGGAGAAGTCGACCGGCTACCTGTGGTTCTATCCGGGCAGTGGCTCCGGCGTGACCACCCGGGTCAAGGTCGGCAGCGGCTGGAACGGCATGCGCGAGATCACCCCGGTCGGGGACTGGAACCGCGACGGCTACCAGGACCTCGCCGCGGTGCAGAGTTCCACCGGCGTGCTCTGGCTCTATCCCGGCAGGGGCACCGGCTTCGGCAGCCGGGTCGCGCTGGGCGGCGCGGGTTGGAACGCGTTCGACGAG harbors:
- a CDS encoding glycoside hydrolase domain-containing protein encodes the protein MKSTLSPAGLRRATRRTLAGAAATVLGAGLALTAVPGPALAAVGPQPGTYTGLGFDACTAPTGAQMQAWREHSPYRAVVIYFGGVSRGCAQPALTAEWVAAQTAAGWHLVPMYVGLQAPCLATSRPRIDPAQAAAQGRAEADDAVARAVELGLPRESVLFYDMEDYDGGDATCTSAVLTFMSAWTARLHDQGYLSGFYSSMARGVADQVAAYDTPGYVRPDYLDFARWDDVATVSDPGIPAGYWAPKRRIKQHVGPHDETWGGVTINIDGDYLDVAPLPATRFGDFTGNGWSDLGYRDPATGQVHVYGGNGTTLSGRITLGAGWNGMDVIIRAGNFDRAGGEDVIAREKATGYLWLYPGTGLGISGRIKLGAGWNSVREITPIGDYDRDGYQDLLAVQSSTGALYLYPGTGGGAFPTRVLLGSGWNSVDELNAGGDFNNDGYPDVVAREKSTGYLFLYPGRAGAPNTRTQIGSGWNTMRDLVQLGDFDRDGRPDMVAVQKSSGYVYQYRWLGAGWASPIRLGTGFGAMTPLL
- a CDS encoding glycoside hydrolase domain-containing protein, with translation MTLHSNAPAGLRRAARRALAATAAAVLTAGAALAGVTGPARAAGYTGPHPGTFTGLGFDTCTAPSSASMTAWLASPYRAVGIYIGGNGRACAQPNLTRDWVTTQAAAGWRFFPLYVGPQAPCRSTSKPRIDPAQAAAQGRAAADDAAARARDLGLVRESTVFYNMEKYPAGDAACSAAVQTFTHAWTTRLHDHGYFSGFYTDVASGGLADQVSAYGRAGHGKPDYLDFARWDGVQTVTDEALPESYWMPKQRMKQYRGDHHETWGGVTINIDSNHLDVAPLPAAGFGDFTGNGWADLGYRDPATGRLYVYGGNGVGLSGRVSLGAGWNGMDAIVRAGNFNRSGGEDLLAREKSTGYLWFYPGSGSGVTTRVKVGSGWNGMREITPVGDWNRDGYQDLAAVQSSTGVLWLYPGRGTGFGSRVALGGAGWNAFDELTGGGDFTGDGRPDVLAREKGTGRLHVYPGGPDGLLGARIDAGAGWGGMRDLVQLGDFDRNGRPDLVAVQQSTGNVLGYRWNGGAWLSPTRLGSGFGAMQPLL